From one Cupriavidus sp. P-10 genomic stretch:
- the surE gene encoding 5'/3'-nucleotidase SurE has product MLRLPAPLRLSLAAAALAAVAGPAHALNVLLTNDDGCSAPGITAVRKALQDAGHRVITVGPASNQSGSGAAYAVPDGRTRLVVEPLAGGADTYCVHRVKASYVAGGALNATNADYIGSGSPVDATAMGLKIVGPESGFTPDLVVSGANFGENLSDSIPHSGTVMNVLFAARRGVPGIALSVGVDFAEARSGFPATLAAFPKAGAFLVRVLASLEAARAAGQPLLPVAHPLSINYPIASGGQAPAGVRLTVPGSVDSFTTAYKRNADNTVSIDVGAAETEPKALARTAETPAFLARFITISPLDVDFRPTPLARGLFNRSHRDLAALAP; this is encoded by the coding sequence ATGCTTCGACTTCCCGCCCCCTTGCGGCTGAGTCTCGCCGCCGCGGCCCTGGCCGCGGTAGCCGGGCCCGCCCATGCGCTCAATGTGCTGCTGACCAATGACGATGGCTGCTCCGCGCCCGGCATCACCGCCGTGCGCAAGGCCTTGCAGGATGCGGGGCACCGCGTCATCACGGTTGGCCCGGCCAGCAACCAGAGCGGCTCCGGTGCCGCCTATGCCGTGCCCGACGGGCGCACGCGGCTGGTGGTGGAACCGCTGGCCGGCGGCGCCGACACGTACTGCGTGCACCGCGTCAAGGCCAGCTACGTGGCCGGCGGCGCGCTCAATGCCACCAACGCCGACTACATCGGCAGCGGCTCGCCCGTCGACGCCACCGCGATGGGCCTGAAGATCGTCGGCCCGGAAAGCGGCTTCACGCCCGACCTCGTCGTCTCCGGCGCCAACTTCGGCGAGAACCTGTCGGACTCGATCCCGCATTCGGGCACCGTGATGAACGTCCTGTTCGCGGCGCGGCGCGGCGTGCCGGGCATCGCGCTGAGCGTCGGCGTCGACTTTGCCGAAGCGCGCAGCGGCTTTCCCGCGACGCTGGCCGCGTTCCCCAAGGCCGGCGCCTTCCTGGTCCGCGTGCTCGCCAGCCTGGAAGCCGCGCGCGCGGCTGGCCAGCCGCTGCTGCCGGTGGCGCACCCGCTCAGCATCAACTACCCGATCGCTTCCGGCGGGCAGGCCCCTGCCGGGGTGCGGCTCACGGTGCCGGGCTCGGTCGACTCGTTCACCACCGCGTACAAGCGCAATGCCGACAACACGGTCTCTATCGACGTGGGAGCGGCGGAAACCGAGCCGAAGGCGCTTGCGCGCACGGCGGAGACGCCGGCCTTCCTGGCCAGGTTCATCACCATCTCGCCGCTCGACGTGGATTTCCGCCCGACGCCGCTGGCGCGCGGCCTGTTCAACCGCTCGCACCGCGACCTGGCCGCGCTGGCGCCCTGA
- the dmpG gene encoding 4-hydroxy-2-oxovalerate aldolase, with protein sequence MGQRITLHDMTLRDGMHPKRHQISLEQMKGIARGLDAAGVPLIEVTHGDGLGGASVNYGFPAHSDEEYLRAVLGELKHARVSALLLPGIGTVDHLRMAHDIGVQTIRVATHCTEADVSEQHIGMARRLGMDTVGFLMMAHMAPVQTLVQQALLMESYGANCLYITDSAGHMLPHDVTEKLTAVRQALRPETELGFHGHHNLAMGVANSLAAMAAGATRIDAAAAGLGAGAGNTPMEVLVAVCERMGIETGVDVFRIADVAEDLVVPIMDHPIRIDRDALTLGYAGVYSSFLLFAKRAEAKYRIPAREILVELGRQRLVGGQEDMIEDTAITLARARGLLTA encoded by the coding sequence ATGGGCCAACGCATCACCCTGCACGACATGACCCTGCGCGACGGCATGCATCCGAAGCGCCACCAGATCTCGCTGGAACAGATGAAGGGCATTGCTCGCGGCCTGGACGCCGCCGGCGTGCCGCTGATCGAAGTGACCCACGGCGATGGCCTGGGCGGCGCCTCGGTCAACTACGGCTTTCCCGCCCACAGCGACGAGGAGTACCTGCGCGCGGTGCTGGGCGAACTGAAGCACGCGCGCGTGTCCGCGCTGCTGCTGCCCGGCATCGGCACCGTCGACCACCTGCGCATGGCGCACGACATCGGCGTGCAGACCATCCGCGTCGCCACCCATTGCACCGAGGCCGACGTGTCGGAGCAGCATATCGGCATGGCGCGCCGGCTCGGCATGGATACCGTGGGCTTCCTGATGATGGCGCACATGGCGCCGGTGCAGACGCTGGTGCAGCAGGCGCTGCTGATGGAAAGCTATGGCGCCAACTGCCTGTACATCACCGATTCGGCCGGCCACATGCTGCCGCATGACGTCACCGAGAAGCTGACCGCCGTGCGGCAGGCGCTGCGGCCCGAAACCGAGCTGGGTTTCCACGGCCACCACAACCTCGCCATGGGCGTGGCCAACTCTCTCGCCGCGATGGCCGCCGGCGCCACGCGCATCGATGCCGCCGCCGCGGGACTGGGTGCCGGCGCCGGCAACACGCCGATGGAGGTGCTGGTGGCGGTGTGCGAGCGCATGGGCATCGAGACCGGCGTCGATGTGTTCCGCATTGCCGACGTGGCCGAAGACCTGGTCGTGCCCATCATGGACCACCCCATCCGCATCGATCGCGACGCGCTCACGCTGGGGTATGCCGGCGTGTATTCGTCCTTCCTGCTGTTCGCCAAGCGCGCCGAGGCCAAGTACCGCATCCCCGCGCGCGAGATCCTGGTCGAGCTGGGACGGCAGCGGCTGGTGGGCGGACAGGAAGACATGATCGAGGACACGGCGATCACGCTGGCGCGCGCGCGGGGATTGCTCACGGCATAG
- a CDS encoding carboxypeptidase-like regulatory domain-containing protein: protein MGKQPGNWRHLVLACAVAALAACGDDESRDIGGTAAVGAALAGASVQLRDTQGQVRQATTDASGAFRLAGVPDGAAMVRCDGGLAQGEANRQQLHGLVLAGQTVNCTPLTELALWKLLDGPPARIFDSFGPEHAARLSADAIAAAEQAVLDALAEGAGVDIDPAAVPRRWHDTPLAAGNPGDPHDAVLDAMREAIADQPTLDLMGEMVVHGVCRADDTCG from the coding sequence ATGGGCAAGCAACCTGGAAACTGGCGCCACCTCGTGCTCGCGTGCGCGGTGGCGGCCTTGGCGGCATGCGGGGATGACGAATCGCGCGACATCGGCGGCACGGCCGCGGTAGGCGCGGCGCTGGCGGGCGCATCGGTGCAGCTGCGCGACACGCAAGGCCAGGTGCGCCAGGCCACCACCGACGCCAGCGGCGCCTTCCGCCTGGCCGGCGTGCCGGACGGCGCGGCCATGGTGCGGTGCGACGGCGGGCTGGCACAGGGCGAGGCCAACCGGCAGCAGCTCCACGGCCTGGTGCTGGCAGGGCAAACCGTCAACTGCACCCCGCTGACCGAACTGGCACTGTGGAAGCTGCTGGACGGGCCGCCGGCGCGCATCTTCGACAGCTTCGGCCCGGAGCACGCGGCTCGCCTGAGCGCCGACGCCATCGCGGCGGCCGAGCAGGCGGTGCTGGACGCGCTGGCCGAGGGCGCCGGTGTCGACATCGATCCCGCCGCCGTGCCCCGCCGCTGGCATGACACGCCGCTCGCGGCCGGCAATCCCGGCGACCCGCACGATGCCGTGCTGGACGCCATGCGCGAGGCGATTGCCGACCAGCCGACACTGGACCTGATGGGAGAGATGGTGGTGCACGGCGTTTGCCGGGCAGACGACACCTGCGGATAA